AATGGGTCCTTCCGCTATGTGGGTGGTTATTGGGAATCAAGAGAACAAGCGAAATGGGATGGCTGCCCGAATATATTTGGTGAATTCAACGAGGTTGTCGATTCCTCCGAACAAGGCTGACTTCACTTTTAGGTTAGTAACTACATTGACCATGTTCATCTTATTTTACTTGAATATCATATTCTAGCTACCACATTTTCTGCTACAGCGGCTCGGTTCTGTTGTTTAGATCTAACTAtgcataatttctttttaatagtttagAATCGGCAAATCTTGGGAACAATCACGGAGCAAATTGAGACGATAAACACGTAAGTAGCTTTAATTCCTGATTGCCGTCTCTATGTTTCTGCGAATCTTAAAGTGAGTTAAATATATAGTAAGGATAGGTAAGAGCCTGAATTTTTCTGTAACATGTCTCTATTGTGGGAATCGTATGTGTAATGTTATCTCTCAATAGTTCGTTTATTCCATAGCTCcatctcaaaatttaatttcataattatttgtattttctttctatgaataaatgaaatgaaaaggagaaaaaagagGTCTTATTTCTTGTTGTTTGTAGTTCGAGATATGAAATTAACCTTTGGTAATAATTGGTGGAATTAATCTTGGGAATTAACCattctattatattaaaatgttagcTGTAGAGTGGGATCTCCCATCAGAATGATGTAATCTATTTAAGTGACAATTAGATTTTGTCGATATGttatttgtaataaatttataaaaattattgtaaaaaacaaatgtagttttaattgaagtgatattattaaaataataaaatgtatgaattcATGATTTTGTAATAGATATTATATATGACgtaattaaatgtgaaaatatatTTCTAGGAAGCATGGGTCTCGACCGAATTAAAGTCGCAACATTTTTCGAACTATAATGAATTTGTAAATTGTAGTTGTTAGAAGACCCTaaaatttcctattttcttgtagtattaaatgaaaatttagggtttataattGCACTAGGGGAGGGTGTcgttcattcaatttttttttcacttcatATGGGTAAGGTTGATTTTGATATCACTAGATGGAGTTTAATGTGTAGATTtctttaagattttattttggtttacattttttatgtttgagtttTGTTCAGTCTGTAAAATccaaatttatgaatatatattggttatttataattttcattcttttatttatcaatCTAACAAAGTTGTTTTTCTTGTTCTGGTGCTTACTTTgtgaattgattaatttaattgttgaaCTGTATaagttgaatttgaaaattaaaaatctaacttgaatggataaaaatgggaataacaagtaaaaaaaagtttaaaataggtaaacttgattttttaacaaaaattaaaaaaattcactatgCTGCTCATTTTACCTTTAgaatttttgtaatataatttttcattactttttattttctttctaatttttacTACATTTTGTTAGTAACTATTGTAAATCATGTCTTTGTTTCAAGATACTTGAATTTGTAATCGGAGATTTAATTGGTTGGACCTCTGAACCTATTTTTCAACTACAGTGTATATATGTACGTATTATGTTTAgcttctttttatatatatatatatatatatatatatatataggaaataTTCAGGTTGTTTGTTAGGTAGAGTACAATCTGTCAATGTTTTCTTCGCCCTGTCATCCAGGTCTATTGACTTTTATAACAATGAAAAGACGGTTGTAAGCCCCCTATATGACATGATCGCACGATAGGaaggttatatttttattattttcttgatacCGAAGCTTgaatattaagataatatttttttagaaatattaagatatgattttaaatattattttttccatCTTTGGATCATTTAGGATTGATTTTTATCgtattaaatgtttataatcATCCTAGATATATCGTACTTgaataatatatcataatattctATTCGTATTGAAGTTTGAAACTTTTGTGTCGATGAAgcttatttttcatcatttacgatgagtgtttattattttttgaaatgaattaatgaattccTTTTAATcgaatttatttatataaataacttttttaaCAAAAGTACATTAcatataacattcaaatttatgaATATGCAACCTCGTATCTTACTACAAGCTATatgctttattattatatttcatcctttatggtaaatatataaatatcttttagaATTATGGTATCTCAGACCACattaaatttgtgatttatccaataaatacaattttcaagattttaatttgtatccataaaattaggaaaaattttaaagaaaccaaaataaattaaaaaaattaagtaagataaatattaggataaactacacccatggtcacttttgtttaccttaggttacatttggtcacttatgtttgaaatgttacgttttaatcactacgttattgtgttgtaacattttagtctttggtagttaattgtcgttaatggtgtaatggtaagctgacgtggcacattaaattatcatttcaaacaaaaatgttaggttaaattatacaattggtccccataatttttcgttttgagcaatttaattcttttatgttcttttaactttctttctttattttccattctcttctgcttctcgctctgttttcctaccttctttatttcttttaacataccaggaagtcgaattggtagtgaagaaagaagcatggtatgggtttatgggttttggttataggcaaatgatgatagtcgacttcctacttcttttttcactgccaattcgacttcctaagatgttaaaagaaataagaaagatatgaaaatagagggagaaacaaaagaaaatggaaaaaaaaaaaagaaagtttaaagaacataaaagaaaaaaaattaaattacttaaaacgaaaaaaatatggggatcaattgtataatttaacctaaaattttgtttgaaatgatgatttaacgtgccatgtcagcttaccgttacaccattaacgacgattaacggctcagtgactaaaatgttacaacatgataacgtaaatgactaaaacgtaacatttcaaacataagtgactaaaacgtaacccaaggtaaacaaaagtgaccatgaatgtagtttaccctaaatatTATATTAGTCGTGGCGCGTTCTAGTGAGTacattgaaaaacaaaaaagaaaaacataaataactttatttattgATGTATGGTActatacaatttatttatacatgttaTACTTATCTACTTATAGTATATTACATAACATTACTTATAGCCACCTTAAACAAGACGGCATCATTACATGGATCTCACCAAACCCTTTTATATACTCTCTCAAGAGGTGTTTTCCTAGATGTTTTCATCTTCTCCTCGAACAATTTTGAGAACCACATGCTTCTTCCTCTTATTCATCCATACCCTATCCTATAAAGGTGAATTTATCATCGCCATCAATCAAACCATGCATCAACAATTGTTCGCATTATGTCCTTTACTTATTTAACCAATtacttagaatattttaattaactattcatTTATCttgaattaaatcataattgcatgaatgcaaattataaatttctgaaaaaaaaatacGTAAAATAATTAGTCTGATGGATAGTTTGGATGGGTTGTGCGTTtacttgcggttagtgtaaaaacagcggtagtggtaagattagatactatagtgatactgtagcgtgagacaaaaagtaagctaaatgcaCCGCACTGCACCCAATCGTCCATCTAAACCCACCCTGAGACAACTTAAAACAAGCAAGCATTAATCAGTCAATAATTAAGGATTGGATGACACTTAAAATGCAACCATAATACACTACAAAGTTCAACCCTTATAACCTTGAACGAAAACAATGCTTTAAACCTAATAATGGAAAAATGAACACattatgttcaatttttttatcatcttctttTGGGTGGTTAAAGAAACAAAGGGATGCCGAGGTGGCGGTGGCAACCATGCCTACTGAGGTCCATCGTCGATtgagatgtttattttgatgaatgttgAAGTTAAAGAAGAGGACAAATAAAACCAGTAGGAGGGTTTTTTCCACAAGTTATTAAAGCTTGAAGAGCAAGGGGAATGAATATATTAATGTTTAGAAGCTTAAGTCTTATAGCAGTGCAAAGACAAACGGCGGCTTCGAGCTCAAGCAGACCTCCAAGAACCGGGCAGCAAGCATTTTCAACAGGGTTTCCTAAGCCAATGTGGCCCAATCCACCAAGCACGTCCACGCATAGTCCTAGTTTAAGAGCATTAACGGGGCAGGTCGGTTGGCTAGTTGGTGGAGCAGGAGAGCTACCTCCACCAGAAGGTGGTGGGATGGTAACAGGAGGGTTGGTAATGGGAGGAGATATTACAGGAGGGGTTGGTATTGGTGGCACAATAACAGGT
The window above is part of the Gossypium raimondii isolate GPD5lz chromosome 9, ASM2569854v1, whole genome shotgun sequence genome. Proteins encoded here:
- the LOC105800272 gene encoding 36.4 kDa proline-rich protein, encoding MSSKFTAMVFVLMVFMLIALPPIDASVPCRPPHSPPYHLPTHPKIPRLNPPTPKHPPYHGGGSPMVEPPSKKPPMPPVIVPPIPTPPVISPPITNPPVTIPPPSGGGSSPAPPTSQPTCPVNALKLGLCVDVLGGLGHIGLGNPVENACCPVLGGLLELEAAVCLCTAIRLKLLNINIFIPLALQALITCGKNPPTGFICPLL